From Apium graveolens cultivar Ventura chromosome 9, ASM990537v1, whole genome shotgun sequence, the proteins below share one genomic window:
- the LOC141686187 gene encoding uncharacterized protein LOC141686187, which yields MDGENQNNNENQGNNDEGGNVFDQLAETLAVLVNQQPKPNIVSQFKRLNPPTFDGATDPAIVEMWIQEMEKAFGLLGSNEEQKVTLAVYQLQGSAYDWWLMEKRKNETTNLEENHEPYTWAKFKKALEDKYFPRTVRLQKERDFIRLQQGGRTVIEYEAEFAKLAKYASTLVADESSRARRLEEGLRSDIRNSVASFELQTYEAVLNKALVIERGLAESEKASGSWNKRRFTQTSGQSFQGGPLKKPHVYDNIGGQGDRETCTRCGKNHPDKVCRWNTGACFHCGEVGHKISNCPHNPPPPPRKEADNKMGKGRVFQLTGNDNYRN from the coding sequence ATGGATGGAGAAAATCAGAACAACAATGAAAATCAGGGCAATAATGATGAAGGAGGAAACGTCTTTGACCAGCTGGCTGAAACTCTAGCTGTACTTGTGAATCAGCAACCGAAGCCCAACATCGTCTCTCAATTCAAGCGTTTGAACCCGCCAACTTTTGATGGAGCTACAGACCCGGCTATCGTTGAGATGTGGATCcaagagatggagaaagctttcgGACTTCTGGGGAGCAATGAGGAACAGAAGGTAACCTTAGCTGTGTACCAATTGCAAGGAAGCGCTTACGACTGGTGGCTTATGGAAAAGAGGAAGAATGAGACGACAAATCTTGAAGAAAATCATGAACCGTACACTTGGGCAAAGTTCAAGAAGGCTTTAGAGGACAAGTACTTTCCGAGAACAGTTCGTCTGCAGAAAGAGAGGGACTTCATTCGACTTCAACAAGGTGGAAGAACCGTCATTGAATACGAAGCAGAATTTGCAAAGCTTGCGAAGTACGCGTCGACCCTAGTAGCAGATGAGAGCAGTCGAGCACGAAGATTAGAGGAGGGACTTCGAAGTGACATCAGGAATTCAGTGGCGTCGTTTGAACTTCAGACGTACGAGGCTGTCCTCAACAAGGCGTTAGTGATCGAAAGGGGCTTGGCAGAATCTGAAAAGGCGTCTGGCAGTTGGAATAAGAGGCGGTTCACTCAAACTAGTGGGCAATCTTTTCAAGGGGGACCACTCAAGAAGCCACACGTGTACGATAACATCGGGGGTCAAGGTGATCGAGAGACGTGTACCAGGTGCGGCAAGAATCATCCGGACAAAGTCTGTCGTTGGAATACAGGTGCTTGTTTTCATTGCGGAGAAGTAGGACATAAGATTTCGAATTGTCCGCACAATCCGCCACCGCCACCAAGGAAGGAAGCAGATAACAAGATGGGCAAAGGACGTGTGTTTCAGCTGACAGGAAATGACAACTATCGCAATTAA